The Tripterygium wilfordii isolate XIE 37 chromosome 17, ASM1340144v1, whole genome shotgun sequence genome has a window encoding:
- the LOC119982821 gene encoding ras-related protein RABH1b produces MAPVSALAKYKLVFLGDQSVGKTSIITRFMYDKFDNTYQATIGIDFLSKTMYLEDRTVRLQLWDTAGQERFRSLIPSYIRDSSVAVIVYDVASRQSFLNTSKWIEEVRTERGSDVIIVLVGNKTDLVDKRQVSIEEGEAKARELNVMFIETSAKAGFNIKALFRKIAAALPGMETLSSTKQEDMVDVNLKSSNTNASQSNPQSGGCAC; encoded by the exons ATGGCTCCGGTCTCGGCTCTGGCCAAGTACAAGCTCGTCTTCTTGGGAGATCAGTCCGTCGGCAAGACCAGTATCATCACCCGCTTCATGTACGACAAATTCGATAACACATATCAG GCTACTATCGGTATTGATTTTCTGTCAAAGACAATGTATCTTGAAGATCGAACAGTTCGATTGCAGCTCTG GGATACTGCAGGGCAGGAAAGATTCAGGAGTCTCATTCCAAGTTACATCAGGGATTCCTCTGTGGCTGTTATTGTATATGACGTTGCAA GCAGGCAGTCATTTCTGAACACATCCAAGTGGATCGAAGAGGTTCGCACTGAGCGAGGCAGTGATGTTATCATTGTGCTTGTTGGCAACAAAACAGATCTTGTGGACAAAAG GCAAGTTTCAATAGAGGAAGGAGAAGCCAAAGCTCGTGAGCTCAATGTTATGTTTATTGAAACTAGTGCCAAGGCCGGTTTCAATATAAAG GCATTGTTTCGGAAGATTGCAGCAGCTTTGCCAGGAATGGAAACACTTTCATCAACAAAGCAAGAGGATATGGTCGATGTCAATCTCAAGTCTTCCAACACTAACGCATCTCAGTCAAATCCACAGTCAGGAGGGTGTGCCTGTTGA
- the LOC119982822 gene encoding acyl carrier protein 1, mitochondrial-like, which yields MALRAAVLRHVRVPVQTLSELIPRQWSLGGPVRLMSSHDDHITKEEVIARVLDVIKSFPKVDPSKVSPDVHFQKDLGLDSLDNVEIVMALEEEFKLEIPDKEADKIDSTALAIEYISNHPMSS from the exons ATGGCTTTGAGAGCAGCCGTACTTCGACACGTGAGAGTCCCCGTCCAAACCCTAAGCGAATTAATTCCTCGGCAATGGAGTCTCGGCGGTCCCGTTCGGTTGATGTCGTCGCACGACGATCATATCACCAAAGAAGAGGTCATTGCAAGAGTTCTCGACGTCATCAAGAGTTTCCCTAAGGTCGATCCTTCCAAG GTTTCTCCTGATGTGCATTTCCAGAAGGACTTGGGCTTAGATAGCTTGGATAATGTGGAGATTGTAATGGCGCTAGAGGAAGAGTTCAAGCTTGAGATTCCAGACAAAGAGGCTGATAAGATTGACTCTACCGCTCTGGCCATTGAGTACATCTCTAACCATCCAATGTCTAGTTAA
- the LOC119983183 gene encoding putative invertase inhibitor yields the protein MWLNLSSSSSSSSSSSLLMFSLFLFTSHALAEQDIIDSTCQKCSKHDPNIAYNFCVTSLQADPRTYRADLHKLGLISIKLVHHNLTTTRQRIKEMLKEMANDPYIRACLDDCLELYSGAIDKIKQSIQDYKSKHYEDANIHISSVMDASNTCEDGFKEKEGAVSPLTKRNNNVFQLSAIALTIINMLQ from the coding sequence ATGTGGCTTaacttatcttcttcttcttcttcttcttcttcttcatccctCTTAATGTTCTCTCTCTTCTTGTTTACCTCCCATGCCTTAGCAGAACAAGATATAATCGATAGTACTTGCCAGAAATGCTCAAAACATGACCCAAACATTGCTTATAACTTCTGTGTAACCTCTCTTCAAGCAGATCCTAGAACCTACCGTGCCGATCTTCACAAACTTGGATTGATTTCAATCAAGTTAGTTCACCACAATTTGACAACTACAAGGCAGCGTATTAAGGAGATGTTGAAGGAGATGGCGAATGATCCATACATAAGGGCATGCTTGGATGATTGTTTGGAGCTTTATTCTGGCGCTATTGACAAAATCAAACAGTCCATCCAAGATTACAAGTCCAAGCACTATGAAGATGCTAATATTCATATTAGTTCAGTAATGGACGCCTCCAACACTTGTGAAGATGGGTTCAAGGAGAAAGAAGGTGCAGTTTCACCATTGACAAAAAGGAATAACAATGTGTTTCAGCTGTCTGCTATAGCACTTACAATAATCAATATGCTTCAATGA
- the LOC119982825 gene encoding uncharacterized protein LOC119982825, translating to MEALVMVLRKKLCSCKWVFLFHLLLAAVVCSKHHGNPANDLVEIINKNRTSEKLPQLNDSPGLGCMALQYVELCKDNCTGNTAVNCKPPEDDFTEIFAPNCGVELPTFGTITGHIVGCQSKYLEPSIAFSLALVKDNKTLSILKNRSHTGVGVGIVGFHKGPFFWSVLFSDDHKMNSTFVLEDHGKGIKQKVGCYSGSSFPCSDGQRISAFLTDMIFICFSGIYLFNQLYHH from the exons ATGGAAGCGTTGGTGATGGTGCTGAGGAAGAAGCTTTGTAGTTGTAAATGGGTTTTCCTCTTTCATCTACTCTTAGCTGCTGTTGTCTGCTCTAAACATCATG GAAACCCTGCCAATGATCTTGTTGAAATCATCAACAAGAATCGAACATCCGAAAAGCTTCCACAACTGAATGATAGTCCAGGTCTTGGGTGCATGGCCTTGCAATATGTTGAACTATGCAAGGACAACTGCACCGGCAACACTGCTGTAAACTGTAAACCTCCAGAAGACGATTTCACCGAAATTTTTGCTCCAAATTGTGGTGTAGAGCTACCCACTTTCGGCACCATAACAGGCCACATTGTGGGTTGTCAATCCAAGTATCTCGAGCCATCAATAGCTTTCTCTCTTGCTCTTGTTAAAGACAACAAAACATTATCTATCCTGAAAAACAGATCACATACAGGGGTGGGTGTAGGCATTGTTGGGTTTCACAAAGGTCCCTTCTTCTGGAGTGTTTTGTTTAGTGATGATCACAAGATGAACTCTACATTTGTTCTGGAAGACCATGGCAAAGGGATCAAGCAGAAAGTAGGATGCTATAGTGGAAGCTCCTTCCCTTGCAGTGATGGACAGAGGATTTCTGCATTTCTTACCGATatgattttcatttgtttttctgGTATTTATCTGTTCAATCAACTGTACCACCATTGA
- the LOC119983042 gene encoding E3 ubiquitin-protein ligase ATL4-like has protein sequence MSTAPPPPQLPPPAMLNALATYNGGGHSQSWIQSLKPSILIIILILSITVIVSVSLCFLLRHLNRRCIRHLANTASTSSSSASLSSNRRVSPELSPAFSIIDSLPLFTFSSITRHSAAAASGGGDCAVCLSKFEQHDQLRLLPLCCHVFHAQCIDTWLRSNETIVNQTCPLCRSPIQVSEEDVMKKLQASTATNGGDGGGGASFRLEIGSISRRRGQTVDSIDSARSYSIGSFDYIVEGESEISEGQMHRSRSISNKDENATSPDTPDPEPSLVSEVASGRSWLKEYVDRLSNSLSSRTLSFRSSGRFLTGSSRHSEAAGNMEWDMEANRVGEEISELFRWLSGV, from the coding sequence ATGTCAACAGCACCACCGCCGCCGCAACTTCCGCCTCCAGCCATGTTGAATGCTCTCGCTACCTACAACGGTGGAGGTCACTCTCAGTCGTGGATACAGAGTTTGAAGCCGAGCATCTTGATCATAATTTTAATTCTCTCTATAACAGTTATTGTCTCGGTCTCTCTCTGCTTTCTCCTCCGCCATCTCAACCGCCGATGCATCCGCCACCTCGCGAACACAGCCTCCACCTCGTCGTCTTCGGCATCATTGTCATCTAACCGACGGGTTTCGCCTGAGTTATCGCCTGCGTTCTCTATCATTGATTCTCTCCCGCTCTTCACTTTCTCCTCCATCACTCGTCACTCAGCGGCGGCTGCCTCCGGCGGTGGCGACTGTGCTGTTTGCTTGTCGAAGTTTGAGCAGCACGATCAGCTTCGTCTGCTTCCTCTTTGCTGCCACGTGTTCCACGCACAATGTATCGACACGTGGCTCCGATCAAACGAAACGATCGTGAACCAGACTTGTCCGCTCTGTCGATCTCCAATTCAGGTCTCCGAGGAGGATGTGATGAAAAAATTACAAGCCTCAACCGCCACAAACGGTGGAGATGGTGGAGGAGGAGCCAGTTTCCGGCTGGAGATAGGCTCAATCAGCCGTCGCCGAGGACAAACAGTGGACTCAATCGATTCTGCAAGATCATACTCCATAGGATCATTCGATTACATTGTTGAAGGTGAATCCGAAATCTCAGAGGGCCAAATGCACCGCAGCAGGAGCATTTCGAACAAGGACGAAAATGCAACTTCTCCGGACACACCGGATCCGGAACCGAGTCTGGTATCAGAAGTGGCGTCCGGGAGAAGTTGGTTGAAGGAGTACGTTGATAGGCTATCGAATTCTCTCTCCTCCCGGACTTTATCATTTCGAAGCTCTGGTCGGTTCCTCACCGGAAGCAGCCGCCACAGCGAGGCTGCTGGAAACATGGAGTGGGACATGGAGGCCAACCGTGTTGGGGAAGAAATCAGTGAACTCTTCCGTTGGTTGTCCGGGGTATGA